The Ardenticatenales bacterium DNA window CCCAACAAACCAAACACCTCCCCCGGCGGCACTTGCAGCGTCACATCCCGCACCGCCGTCACGCGCGGGCGGCGCGCCACCCGCCGCCACCCCTGGGGCTGGTCGAAAATCTTCGTTAGAGCGTCGGTCTCAATAGCAAATTCCATGCGCTTCCATACGGTACTGGACACCGGCGTTTTTGGGGTGGCGGCTTCAGCCGACCCACCTATGGCGGTTTGACCCGGCTGGCTAATTCGCCGAATTGACGCGAGAGGGCAGGACCCCGTCCCTTCCTACTGTGCTTGCGCGAGATAGGCGTCATACTGCGCCAGGTTCGCGCCAAAGTTGTGGCGACCGAGGCCAAAGCGCACGAATCGGTCGTCGGCTCCCAGGAACGGACCCGGCAGCAACAGAATGCCCTGCTCGCGCGCCAACCGCTCGCAGTAAGCCGTGGTTGAGGGGACGGCCATCTCCACCAGGGCCACGGAGCCGGCTTGTGGTGGTCGCCAGGTGAACAGGTCGGTCCAGCGGGCGAAAAACGTCCGCGCCAGCGCCAGATTTTGGGCGATAATGGCCCGATTGCGGGCGATAAGGGGGGCGCGCGCCCGCAGCGCCGCCGTCGCCAGAAATTCAGATGGAGCCGGCGGGCAGATGGTCGTGTAATGTTTCCAGTTGATTAGCTGCTCGCGCAGCGCCGCGTTCCGCACCACCAGCCAGCCGCTGCGCAGCCCTGGCAGGCCATGTACTTTGGACAGCCCGGCCAGTACAATGGCCTGCTCATACAAATCCGCCGCCGATGGCAGCATGGGCGTGCCGGCATTTTCCAGGCCGCGGTACATTTCGTCGCAAAACAGCCAGATGCCACGCTCGCGCGCCATCTCAACAAGCGCGTGGAACTGCGCCGCATCGGGCAGCAGGCCGGTGGGGTTATGGGGGAAATTGACGATGAGCAGGCGGGTTTGCGGCGTCAGCAGGCGGGCCAGATCGTCCAGATCGAGCCGCCAGCTGGTGGGCGTGGGCCGGATGGGCCACGGCTTGAGCGGAGCCGGTTGTACGATATGCGCCGCCAGGTGGCGCAGCGAGTCATAAGCCGGGGTGAGGGCGATAACTTCGTCGCCGGGTTGCAGCAGGGCGCGCATGGTCAGGTAGATGCCCTCTTCCGGCGCGCCGAGAACGACGATGTCCGCCGCGCCGATGGTCTCGTAGGTGGCGGCGATCTCCCGGCGCAGCGCCGGATGCCCCTGTGATTCCGTGTATCCCAGGTGCAAACGCCCCAACGCAGACGCGGGAATATCCGCGAGGGCCAGCAGTTCGCCCACCGTCATGCTCTCGCAGTCGGAAGCGCACAGCAGGTAGGGCGTGGTAAACTCGTAGCGAGCGAAGAATTGTTCTGTGGCAAAGGGGGGGATTGGTGTCGTCATGGGTGAACAGGATGTTTTATGAGTCGGATGGCGGTTTGTGGATTGATTAACGTGGAAACGACGCTGCGCGTGGAAGGGTTTCCCCTTGATTACAGCCCCGTGCGGTATCCCTTCTTTGGCATTGACAGCAGCGTGTCTGGCGTGGGCTACAATCTGGCCCTGGCGCTGACGACGCTGGGGGACGAGGTGCGTTTGTTCTCCTTGATCGGGGCAGACCAGGCCGGCTTCCTCGTGCGCCGGGTGCTGCAACAGCAGGAGATCGCGGATGCTAACGTACTTGATCGGGATACGCCCACGGCGCAGTCCGTCGTTCTCTATGACGCCAATGGACGGCGCATGATCTTCACCGATTTGAAGGCGATGCAGGAGCAAGTCTATCCGACAGCCCCTTTCATTGCCAGTTTGCCGGGTTGCGAATTGGCCGTTCTTTGCAATATCAATTTTGCGCGTCCCTTGTTGGCGTTGGCGCGCGCGGCGGGCGTGCCCGTGGCCACGGATGTTCATGCGATTCACGATCTGGAGGATGACTATAATCGGGATTATATGGCGGCGGCGAACATTTTGTTTATGAGCCACGAACGCCTCCCTTGCGCCCCGGAGGCGTGGGCGCGGCGGGTGCTGGCGCGTTATGGGCCGGATATTTTGGTGATCGGTTTGGGGGCGGCGGGGGCGCTGCTGGCGGTGGCGGCGGATAATTATGTGGGGCGGGTTCCGGCGGTTGCTGTGCGTCCGGTGGTCAGCACGGTGGGCGCGGGGGATGCGCTTTTTGCCAGTTTTTGTCACTTTTATGGGCGAGATGGTGATCCGTATGGGGCGCTGCGGCGGGCTGTGGTTTTCGCGGGGCATAAGATTGGGGCGAGGGGCGGGGCGGCGGGGTTTTTGACGGAGCCGGCCCTTAATTTACTTTTTAAGCAAGATGGGGGATAATGCCGGCATCTAGCCGCTATGGGAGAAGCACCGGCACAACGTAACAGTCGTCTATCGGAGAAGGCGAGTTAGAAACTCGCCCTACAGGAAAAATTCGAAGGAGACAACATCTTCCCGGAAGTTGCTCCCCAGGGCCATCATCCGTGACGAAGCTTCCGGGAAGATCATTTTCAGAGGAGCACACCATGTTAAAAGAATTCCGTGATTTTGCCATGCGTGGCAACCTGTTGGACCTGGCTTTTGCCGTTATATTGGGAGCCGCGTTTGGTCCTATCATCGCTTCTTTGGTCAATGACATTGTCATGCCCCCCATTGGCTTACTCCTGGGTGGCGTGGACTTCGCCAACCTGTTCATCGTTCTCAAGGGCGGCACGTTTGCCACCCTGGCGGACGCCCAGGCCGCCGGCGCCGTCACAATCAACTATGGCCTGTTCATCAACGCGATAATCAATTTCCTGATCGTGGCCTTTGTGGTTTTCTTGATTGTGCGCCAGGTGAATCGCAGCAAGAAGCAGGAAGAAGCAGCCCCACCCGCGCCGCCGGAACCCAGCGCCGAGGAAAAACTGCTGGCGGAAATCCGCGATCTGCTGAAGAAATAGCGCTAGAAATTATGCCATCCAGCCGTCCCGCGTGACCGGGGCGATAGGAGGACCAGGGGCGCGACATGCCGGCAACGGGTGTCGCGCCTGTTTCGTTTCAGCGATAGAGCCGGGCGACCGAGGCACGCAGGTCGGCGTAGATGGGGTGGAGGCAAATGATGATGTTCGCCAGGCGCGCGCCCAGGGCCGCCTGGTAGGCGGGAGTCAGGCTTTGCGCGGGATAAATCTCGTAAATCTTTGTCCAGCCCCGATCCCACATTTCGGCTTCCACGCTTTCCCCTAGAGTGCTCTTAATCTCAAACAGGTGGCGGCGGAACCCTTGCAGCAGAAAACGATTCAATGCTTTGTCTTTGGCTTCGCAGTGGAGGCCTAATTCCCACCCCTGGTGGCGCTGGGCGGGTGATATTTCGTAGTGCAGGGCCGGCTCGCCAAAGTGAAACTGAATCAGCCAGCGCCACGGCTGCCGCGATTGGATGGATTGCAGAGATGCCGGCAACTTCGGCACCACCACCTCAGGCATACTTTGAAGAAACTTGGTCCGCGATAATTCGGTCATAGGAGTGGCGAGTGGCGAGTGGCGAGTGGCGAGTGGCGAGTGGCGAGTGGCGAGTTCGCGCGCAAACTCGCATACCCGCAAACTCCCATTATAGCGGATGTTCGTTATAATCCGAGATGTGATGAACCAGGAAGAAGTCTTGCGCGCAAAATATGATGAGGTCTATCGGCTGCTGCTGGCTGCTTATGGCGAACACCGCTGGCGACAGCACCTGCCGCCCGTGGATGAGCTTGTTTGTACGATTTTGTCGCAGGCGACGTCGGATACCAACCGGGACAAGGGGTTTACGGGGCTACGGCAACGGTTTCCTGATTGGGAAGCAGTGATGTGGGCAGAAGAGGAAGAGGTCGTGGCGGCGATAATGCCGGCAGGTCTGGCCCGCCAGAAAGCCCCCCGCATCCAAAACGCCCTGCGCCACATTCACCGCACGCGCGGCGCGCTCACCCTTGACTTCCTCGCCGAGCTGCCCCTGCCAGAGGCCCAGGCGTGGCTCACGCGCATCAAAGGCATTGGCCCGAAGACTGCCGCCATCGTTCTTCTGTTCGCCTTTGGCCGCCCCACCTTTCCCGTCGATACGCACGTTCACCGTATTCTCCGGCGGGTGGGACTAATTGACCCCCGTACTTCGGCTGACAAGGCGCACGAAATCATGGAAAATAGGGGGCGTCCCAAGACGTTTTACACGATGCATCTCAACTTGATCCGGCATGGACGCGAGGTGTGTCAGGCGCGGTCGCCCAAATGCGCCACCTGCCCGCTGCAATCCTGTTGTGATTATTTCCCGGCTCAGTAGCTTCCAGTTCCGCGTCGTGGTACAGTTTCACGAGGCGACATCCTTGTAGGAAACTGTGTTGCGCTTGAGCCGCTATCATCCATCGATACCCATGACACCTTCGCAAGATAACCAACAAGCCCGCCTGGCCGCCCTCTACGAAGTGAGCGCCCAGTTAGGGGCCACTTTGGACCTGACGGAACTCCTTAACCTGGTGATGGATTCCATCATCAAGCTGACGAGCGCGGAGCGCGGTTTTGTTATGCTGCGCGACGAAATTACGGGACGGTTGGAAGCGGTGGCTGCCCGTAATGTC harbors:
- the mscL gene encoding large conductance mechanosensitive channel protein MscL; this translates as MLKEFRDFAMRGNLLDLAFAVILGAAFGPIIASLVNDIVMPPIGLLLGGVDFANLFIVLKGGTFATLADAQAAGAVTINYGLFINAIINFLIVAFVVFLIVRQVNRSKKQEEAAPPAPPEPSAEEKLLAEIRDLLKK
- a CDS encoding aminotransferase class I/II-fold pyridoxal phosphate-dependent enzyme; protein product: MTTPIPPFATEQFFARYEFTTPYLLCASDCESMTVGELLALADIPASALGRLHLGYTESQGHPALRREIAATYETIGAADIVVLGAPEEGIYLTMRALLQPGDEVIALTPAYDSLRHLAAHIVQPAPLKPWPIRPTPTSWRLDLDDLARLLTPQTRLLIVNFPHNPTGLLPDAAQFHALVEMARERGIWLFCDEMYRGLENAGTPMLPSAADLYEQAIVLAGLSKVHGLPGLRSGWLVVRNAALREQLINWKHYTTICPPAPSEFLATAALRARAPLIARNRAIIAQNLALARTFFARWTDLFTWRPPQAGSVALVEMAVPSTTAYCERLAREQGILLLPGPFLGADDRFVRFGLGRHNFGANLAQYDAYLAQAQ
- a CDS encoding endonuclease III, with the protein product MFVIIRDVMNQEEVLRAKYDEVYRLLLAAYGEHRWRQHLPPVDELVCTILSQATSDTNRDKGFTGLRQRFPDWEAVMWAEEEEVVAAIMPAGLARQKAPRIQNALRHIHRTRGALTLDFLAELPLPEAQAWLTRIKGIGPKTAAIVLLFAFGRPTFPVDTHVHRILRRVGLIDPRTSADKAHEIMENRGRPKTFYTMHLNLIRHGREVCQARSPKCATCPLQSCCDYFPAQ
- a CDS encoding carbohydrate kinase family protein, which codes for MSRMAVCGLINVETTLRVEGFPLDYSPVRYPFFGIDSSVSGVGYNLALALTTLGDEVRLFSLIGADQAGFLVRRVLQQQEIADANVLDRDTPTAQSVVLYDANGRRMIFTDLKAMQEQVYPTAPFIASLPGCELAVLCNINFARPLLALARAAGVPVATDVHAIHDLEDDYNRDYMAAANILFMSHERLPCAPEAWARRVLARYGPDILVIGLGAAGALLAVAADNYVGRVPAVAVRPVVSTVGAGDALFASFCHFYGRDGDPYGALRRAVVFAGHKIGARGGAAGFLTEPALNLLFKQDGG